From Pseudomonas alcaligenes, a single genomic window includes:
- a CDS encoding tryptophan--tRNA ligase: MTTRILTGITTTGTPHLGNYAGAIRPAIVASRAADADSFYFLADYHALIKCDEPARIQRSRLEIAATWLACGLDVDKATFYRQSDIPEIPELCWLLTCVAGKGLLNRAHAYKASVDKNVEQGEDPDAGITMGLFSYPVLMAADILMFNAHKVPVGRDQIQHVEMARDIGQRFNHLFGNGKELFTLPEAVIEEEVATLPGLDGRKMSKSYDNTIPLFGTAKQLKDVIARIVTDSKLPGEAKDVDGSHLFTLYQAFASQAQQAEFRAELEGGLGWGEAKNRLFQLLDAELGEARERYNALITKPADLEDILLAGAAKARKTATPFLGELREAVGLRSFREQVQVAGGEKKKAAKSARIVSFRDDDGSFRFRLLDAAGEQLLLSKSFADGKAAGQVSKRLQSGEALDVREQGAAFALWLDGEAVGESPAFADAASREAAIARLREALAPQE, translated from the coding sequence ATGACCACCCGTATCCTTACCGGCATCACCACCACCGGCACCCCGCACCTGGGCAACTACGCCGGCGCCATCCGTCCGGCCATCGTTGCCAGCCGCGCCGCCGACGCCGACTCTTTCTACTTCCTCGCCGACTACCACGCGTTGATCAAGTGCGACGAGCCGGCACGCATCCAGCGCTCGCGCCTGGAAATCGCCGCCACCTGGCTGGCTTGCGGCCTGGACGTGGACAAGGCGACCTTCTATCGCCAGTCCGACATTCCCGAGATTCCCGAGCTGTGCTGGCTGCTCACCTGCGTCGCCGGCAAGGGCCTGCTCAACCGCGCCCACGCCTACAAGGCTTCGGTGGACAAGAACGTCGAGCAGGGCGAAGACCCGGATGCCGGCATCACCATGGGCCTGTTCAGCTACCCGGTGTTGATGGCGGCAGACATCCTGATGTTCAACGCGCACAAGGTGCCGGTCGGCCGCGACCAGATCCAGCACGTGGAGATGGCCCGTGATATCGGCCAACGCTTCAACCACCTGTTCGGCAATGGCAAGGAACTGTTCACCTTGCCCGAGGCGGTGATCGAGGAGGAAGTGGCGACCCTGCCCGGCCTCGACGGGCGCAAGATGAGCAAGAGCTACGACAACACCATCCCGCTGTTCGGCACGGCCAAGCAGCTCAAGGATGTCATCGCGCGCATCGTTACCGACTCTAAGCTGCCGGGCGAGGCCAAGGACGTCGACGGCTCGCACCTGTTCACCCTGTACCAGGCCTTCGCCAGCCAGGCGCAGCAGGCCGAGTTCCGTGCCGAGCTGGAAGGCGGCCTGGGCTGGGGCGAGGCGAAGAACCGCCTGTTCCAGCTGCTCGACGCCGAGCTGGGCGAGGCCCGCGAGCGCTACAACGCGCTGATCACCAAGCCGGCCGATCTGGAAGACATTCTCCTCGCCGGCGCCGCCAAGGCGCGCAAGACCGCCACCCCGTTCCTCGGCGAGCTGCGCGAGGCCGTGGGCCTGCGCTCGTTCCGCGAGCAGGTGCAGGTGGCCGGCGGCGAGAAGAAGAAAGCAGCCAAGAGCGCGCGTATCGTCAGCTTCCGTGACGACGACGGCAGCTTCCGTTTCCGCCTGCTGGATGCCGCCGGCGAGCAGCTGCTGCTGTCGAAATCCTTTGCCGACGGCAAGGCCGCTGGGCAGGTGAGCAAGCGCCTGCAGTCCGGCGAGGCGCTGGATGTGCGTGAGCAGGGCGCGGCTTTTGCCCTGTGGCTGGATGGCGAAGCGGTGGGCGAAAGCCCGGCTTTTGCCGATGCGGCGAGCCGGGAAGCGGCCATCGCCCGCCTGCGCGAGGCACTGGCCCCGCAGGAATAA
- a CDS encoding YhcB family protein, with amino-acid sequence MEQTITPWLLPAIALLAGVAIGFLLARLLPNAAPGRTQRQLDDMQQRFDAYQSEVVTHFNTTASLVKKLTQSYQEVQEHLSDGASRLAADELTRQRLLAALNSEEVKAPRERLTPPKNNEMPKDYAPKSPDAPGTLDETFGLKR; translated from the coding sequence GTGGAACAGACGATCACGCCCTGGTTGCTCCCCGCCATCGCCCTGCTGGCCGGTGTTGCCATCGGCTTTCTGCTGGCGCGCCTGCTGCCCAACGCCGCCCCCGGCCGCACCCAGCGCCAGCTGGACGATATGCAGCAGCGCTTCGACGCCTACCAGAGCGAAGTGGTGACCCACTTCAACACCACCGCCAGCCTGGTCAAGAAGCTCACCCAGAGCTACCAGGAAGTGCAGGAACACCTGTCCGACGGCGCCAGCCGCCTGGCCGCCGACGAACTCACCCGCCAGCGCCTGCTGGCCGCGCTCAACAGCGAGGAAGTCAAGGCACCGCGCGAGCGCCTGACCCCGCCGAAGAACAACGAGATGCCCAAGGACTACGCACCGAAATCCCCGGACGCCCCCGGCACCCTGGACGAGACCTTCGGCCTCAAGCGCTGA
- a CDS encoding acyl-CoA dehydrogenase family protein, giving the protein MIPRTLFSHEHEQFRQSVRKFFEQEAVPFHAQWEKDGHIDRALWNKAGEAGMLCSHLPEEYGGMAADFLYSAVVIEEQSRLGLSGIGFSLHSDIAAPYILHYGSEEQKLHYLPKLVSGELVTAIAMTEPGTGSDLQGVKTTAVLDGDEYVLNGSKTFITNGWLADLVIVVAKTDPKAGAKGISLFLVEAGTPGFAKGKRLEKVGMKAQDTSELFFQDVRIPKANLLGKEGMGFIYLMQELPQERLTVGVGAIASAEAALQWTLDYTRDRKAFGRAVADFQNTRFKLAEMATEIQIGRVFVDRCLELHLNKKLDVPTAAMLKYWGTDLQCKVIDECVQLHGGYGYMWEYPIARAWADSRVQRIYAGTNEIMKEIISRAL; this is encoded by the coding sequence ATGATTCCAAGAACCCTGTTCAGTCACGAGCACGAGCAATTCCGCCAGTCCGTGCGCAAATTCTTCGAGCAGGAGGCGGTGCCCTTCCATGCCCAGTGGGAGAAGGATGGCCATATCGACCGCGCCCTGTGGAACAAGGCCGGCGAGGCGGGGATGCTCTGCTCGCACCTGCCGGAGGAATACGGCGGCATGGCTGCTGACTTCCTCTACAGCGCCGTGGTGATCGAAGAGCAGTCGCGCCTGGGGCTGTCCGGCATCGGCTTCTCCCTGCACTCGGATATCGCTGCGCCCTACATCCTTCACTACGGCTCGGAAGAGCAGAAGCTGCACTACCTGCCCAAGCTGGTGAGCGGCGAGCTGGTGACTGCCATCGCCATGACCGAGCCGGGTACCGGCTCCGACCTGCAGGGGGTGAAGACCACTGCCGTGCTGGATGGCGACGAGTACGTGCTCAACGGCTCCAAGACCTTCATCACCAACGGCTGGCTGGCCGACCTGGTGATCGTGGTGGCCAAGACCGATCCCAAGGCCGGGGCCAAGGGCATCAGCCTGTTCCTGGTGGAGGCCGGCACGCCGGGCTTCGCCAAGGGCAAGCGCCTGGAAAAGGTCGGCATGAAGGCTCAGGACACCTCCGAGCTGTTCTTCCAGGATGTACGCATTCCCAAGGCCAACCTGCTCGGCAAGGAAGGCATGGGTTTCATCTACCTGATGCAGGAGCTGCCGCAGGAGCGCCTGACCGTGGGTGTCGGCGCCATTGCCTCGGCCGAGGCGGCGCTGCAGTGGACGCTGGACTACACCCGTGACCGCAAGGCGTTCGGCCGGGCGGTGGCGGACTTTCAGAACACCCGCTTCAAGCTGGCCGAAATGGCCACCGAGATCCAGATCGGCCGGGTATTCGTCGATCGCTGCCTGGAACTGCACCTGAACAAGAAACTGGATGTGCCGACCGCGGCGATGCTCAAGTACTGGGGTACCGACCTGCAGTGCAAGGTGATCGACGAATGCGTGCAGCTGCATGGCGGCTACGGCTACATGTGGGAATATCCGATCGCCCGCGCCTGGGCCGATTCGCGGGTGCAGCGCATCTATGCCGGCACCAACGAGATCATGAAGGAGATCATCAGCCGCGCCCTGTAA
- a CDS encoding NADP(H)-dependent aldo-keto reductase codes for MEYRQLGRSDLKVSALCLGSMTWGEQNKESDGFAQIDRAAAAGINFLDTAEMYPVPPRGETYGATERIIGNYFKARGNRADWIIASKVAGPGNGIDYIRDGQLKHNRTHIVAALDDSLKRLQTDWIDLYQLHWPERSTNFFGQLGYRHQEQDFTPLQETLEALAEQVKAGKIRHIGLSNETPWGTMKYLQLADSLNLPRAVSIQNPYNLLNRSFEVGMAEVAMREQCGLLAYSPLAFGMLSGKYDNGARPINGRITLFSRFTRYTNPQSQAACARYVHLARKHALNPAQMALAFVTAQPFVTSNIIGATTLEQLECNLRSVELKLSPEVLEGIEAIQREHPNPAP; via the coding sequence ATGGAATACCGCCAACTGGGTCGCAGCGACCTGAAGGTCAGCGCCCTGTGCCTGGGCAGCATGACCTGGGGCGAACAGAACAAGGAAAGCGACGGTTTTGCCCAGATCGACCGGGCAGCCGCGGCCGGGATCAACTTCCTGGATACCGCCGAGATGTACCCGGTACCACCGCGCGGCGAAACCTATGGCGCCACCGAGCGCATCATCGGCAACTACTTCAAGGCCCGCGGCAATCGCGCCGACTGGATCATCGCCAGCAAGGTGGCCGGCCCCGGCAACGGCATCGACTACATTCGCGACGGCCAGCTCAAGCACAACCGCACGCACATAGTCGCCGCCCTCGACGACAGCCTGAAGCGCCTGCAGACCGACTGGATCGACCTCTACCAGCTGCACTGGCCGGAGCGCAGCACCAACTTCTTCGGCCAGCTCGGTTACCGCCACCAGGAGCAGGACTTCACCCCGCTGCAGGAAACCCTGGAAGCCCTCGCCGAACAGGTCAAGGCCGGCAAGATCCGCCATATCGGCCTGTCCAACGAAACGCCGTGGGGCACCATGAAGTACCTGCAGCTGGCCGACAGCCTGAACCTGCCGCGCGCCGTCTCCATCCAGAACCCCTACAACCTGCTCAACCGCAGCTTCGAAGTGGGCATGGCCGAAGTGGCGATGCGCGAGCAGTGCGGCTTGCTGGCCTACTCGCCGCTGGCCTTCGGCATGCTTTCCGGCAAATACGACAACGGCGCGCGGCCGATCAACGGGCGCATCACCCTGTTCAGCCGTTTCACCCGCTACACCAACCCGCAATCCCAGGCCGCCTGCGCCCGCTACGTGCACCTGGCGCGCAAGCACGCGCTCAATCCGGCGCAGATGGCCCTGGCCTTCGTCACCGCACAACCCTTCGTCACCAGCAACATCATCGGCGCCACTACCCTTGAGCAGCTGGAATGCAACCTGCGCAGCGTCGAGCTGAAACTCAGCCCCGAGGTGCTGGAAGGGATCGAGGCGATCCAACGCGAGCACCCCAACCCGGCGCCCTGA
- the zapE gene encoding cell division protein ZapE: MTPLERYQADLKRPDFFHDAAQENAVRHLQRLYDELVADERNKPGLLGSLFGKKRQEPVKGLYFWGGVGRGKTYLVDTFFDALPFERKMRTHFHRFMKRVHEEMRTLKGEKNPLTIIGKRFADEARVICFDEFFVSDITDAMILASLLEELFKNGVSLVATSNIVPDGLYKDGLQRARFLPAIALVKQYTDVVNVDSGVDYRLRALEQAELFHWPLDAEAEVSLKQSFQSLLPDCTQAVENEALIIENRPINAVRVCEDVAWFEFRELCDGPRSQNDYIELGKIFHAVILANVEQMGVAKDDMARRFINLVDEFYDRNVKLIISAEVELKDLYSGGRLNFEFQRTLSRLLEMQSHEFLSRPHKP, from the coding sequence ATGACTCCTCTTGAGCGTTATCAGGCCGATCTGAAGCGGCCGGACTTCTTCCACGACGCCGCGCAGGAAAACGCCGTGCGCCATCTGCAGCGTCTGTACGACGAGCTGGTGGCCGACGAGCGCAACAAGCCCGGCCTGCTGGGCAGTCTGTTCGGCAAGAAGCGCCAGGAGCCGGTCAAGGGCCTGTACTTCTGGGGCGGGGTAGGGCGCGGCAAGACCTACCTGGTGGACACCTTCTTCGATGCGCTGCCGTTCGAGCGCAAGATGCGCACCCACTTCCACCGCTTCATGAAGCGCGTGCACGAAGAGATGCGCACCCTCAAGGGCGAGAAGAACCCGCTGACCATCATCGGCAAGCGCTTTGCCGATGAGGCGCGGGTGATCTGCTTCGACGAGTTCTTCGTCTCCGACATTACCGACGCGATGATCCTGGCGAGCCTGCTGGAGGAGCTGTTCAAGAACGGCGTGAGCCTGGTGGCGACCTCCAACATCGTGCCGGACGGCCTGTACAAGGACGGCCTGCAGCGCGCGCGCTTCCTGCCGGCAATCGCCCTGGTCAAGCAGTACACCGACGTGGTCAACGTCGACAGCGGCGTCGACTATCGCCTGCGGGCCCTCGAGCAGGCCGAGCTGTTCCACTGGCCGCTGGATGCCGAGGCGGAAGTCAGCCTCAAGCAGAGCTTCCAGAGCCTGCTGCCGGACTGCACCCAGGCGGTGGAGAACGAGGCGCTGATCATCGAGAACCGCCCGATCAACGCGGTGCGGGTCTGCGAGGACGTGGCCTGGTTCGAGTTCCGCGAGCTGTGCGACGGCCCGCGCAGCCAGAACGACTACATCGAGCTGGGCAAAATCTTCCACGCGGTGATCCTGGCCAACGTCGAGCAGATGGGCGTGGCCAAGGACGACATGGCGCGGCGCTTCATCAACCTGGTGGACGAATTCTACGACCGCAACGTCAAGCTGATCATCTCGGCCGAGGTGGAGCTGAAGGATCTGTACAGCGGTGGCCGCCTGAACTTCGAGTTCCAGCGTACCCTCAGCCGCCTGCTGGAGATGCAGTCCCACGAGTTCCTGTCGCGGCCACACAAGCCTTAA
- a CDS encoding alpha/beta hydrolase gives MRETPLSFEGPCGPLEALYLEVPDAKGVALICHPNPVQGGTMLNKVVSTLQRAVRDMGYSTLRFNYRGVGASAGSHDMGTGEVDDAEAAANWLRAQQPQLPLSLFGFSFGGFVAAVLAGRLEDQGVAVANLFMVAPAVQRLQAPEHLPEQAQLTVIQPEQDEVIEPAVVYAWSAALPRAHELLKVAECGHFFHGKLPELKELVQPRLQ, from the coding sequence ATCCGCGAAACCCCTCTTTCCTTCGAAGGCCCCTGCGGCCCGCTGGAAGCCCTCTACCTCGAAGTGCCGGACGCCAAGGGCGTGGCCCTGATCTGTCATCCCAACCCGGTACAGGGCGGCACCATGCTCAACAAGGTGGTCTCCACCCTGCAGCGTGCGGTGCGCGACATGGGCTACAGCACCCTGCGTTTCAATTACCGCGGTGTCGGCGCCAGCGCCGGTAGCCATGACATGGGCACGGGCGAGGTGGATGATGCCGAGGCGGCCGCCAACTGGCTGCGCGCCCAGCAGCCGCAACTGCCGCTGAGTCTGTTCGGCTTCTCCTTCGGCGGTTTCGTCGCAGCGGTCCTGGCCGGGCGCCTGGAAGATCAGGGCGTGGCCGTTGCCAACCTGTTCATGGTCGCCCCCGCCGTGCAGCGCCTGCAGGCTCCCGAGCACCTGCCTGAGCAGGCTCAGCTCACGGTGATCCAGCCCGAGCAGGACGAAGTGATCGAGCCGGCAGTGGTGTATGCCTGGTCGGCCGCGTTGCCGCGTGCCCACGAGCTGCTGAAAGTGGCAGAATGCGGCCACTTTTTTCACGGCAAGCTGCCCGAGCTGAAAGAGCTCGTGCAACCGCGCCTCCAATAA
- the rpsI gene encoding 30S ribosomal protein S9 produces the protein MSATQNYGTGRRKTATARVFLRPGTGKISINNRTLDTFFGRETARMVVRQPLELTETTEKFDIYVTVLGGGVSGQAGAIRHGITRALIEYDESLRSPLRKAGYVTRDAREVERKKVGLRKARKRPQYSKR, from the coding sequence ATGTCGGCGACTCAAAACTACGGCACCGGCCGTCGCAAGACCGCTACCGCACGCGTCTTCCTGCGTCCGGGTACTGGCAAAATCTCCATCAACAATCGCACCCTGGATACCTTCTTCGGTCGCGAAACCGCTCGCATGGTCGTGCGTCAGCCGCTGGAGCTGACCGAGACCACTGAGAAGTTCGACATCTACGTCACCGTTCTCGGTGGTGGTGTCAGCGGTCAAGCCGGTGCCATCCGTCATGGCATCACCCGCGCTCTGATCGAGTACGACGAAAGCCTGCGCAGCCCGCTGCGTAAAGCTGGCTACGTCACTCGTGACGCCCGCGAAGTTGAACGTAAGAAAGTCGGTCTGCGCAAAGCGCGTAAGCGTCCGCAGTACTCCAAGCGTTAA
- a CDS encoding GlxA family transcriptional regulator produces MPATAALTRICILATEGVFAATLMQARDFFHMAGMRYSKQQGLDMATNFQIRVVSPDGQAVTSFSQANIQVDGALEAADVIILPAFWGDFDELRQRYPQVIPWLRQQHAAGAALCGEATGVFWMAEAGLLDGKEATTYWRFFREFAERFPRVLLNQDKHLSDADNLYCAGGVTSACDMYIYLIERYCGASIAQGVARDILYETQRSYSPGRIGFGGQKLHQDVAILQVQQWLEEHFAEKFRIEDVAREHGMSIRNFMRRFQSATGDKPLHYLQRLRIETAKGLLSSTRKSIKTISYEVGYDDASFFARLFRQHAELSPNQYRRQFLHKDGA; encoded by the coding sequence ATGCCCGCGACAGCCGCCCTGACCCGTATCTGCATCCTCGCCACCGAAGGCGTCTTCGCCGCCACCCTGATGCAGGCCCGCGACTTCTTCCACATGGCCGGCATGCGCTACAGCAAGCAGCAGGGCCTGGACATGGCCACCAACTTCCAGATCCGCGTGGTCAGTCCGGACGGCCAGGCGGTCACCAGCTTCAGCCAGGCCAATATCCAGGTCGACGGCGCCCTGGAAGCGGCCGACGTGATCATCCTGCCGGCCTTCTGGGGCGACTTCGACGAGCTGCGCCAGCGCTACCCGCAGGTCATCCCCTGGCTGCGCCAGCAGCATGCCGCCGGCGCCGCCCTGTGCGGCGAGGCCACCGGGGTGTTCTGGATGGCCGAGGCCGGCCTGCTCGACGGCAAGGAGGCGACCACCTACTGGCGTTTCTTCCGCGAGTTCGCCGAGCGTTTCCCGCGGGTGCTGCTCAACCAGGACAAGCACCTGTCGGACGCCGACAACCTGTACTGCGCCGGCGGCGTCACCTCGGCCTGTGACATGTACATCTACCTGATCGAGCGCTATTGCGGCGCCTCCATCGCCCAGGGCGTGGCCCGCGACATCCTCTACGAGACCCAGCGCAGCTACAGCCCCGGGCGCATCGGCTTTGGCGGGCAGAAGCTGCACCAGGACGTGGCCATCCTGCAGGTGCAGCAGTGGCTGGAAGAGCACTTCGCGGAGAAATTCCGCATCGAAGACGTGGCCCGCGAGCACGGCATGAGCATTCGCAACTTTATGCGCAGATTTCAAAGTGCAACGGGCGACAAACCGCTGCACTACCTGCAGCGCCTGCGCATCGAGACCGCCAAGGGCCTGCTCAGCTCCACCCGCAAGAGCATCAAAACCATCAGCTATGAAGTCGGCTACGACGACGCCAGCTTCTTCGCCCGCCTGTTCCGCCAGCATGCCGAGCTGTCGCCCAACCAGTACCGCCGCCAGTTCCTGCACAAGGACGGCGCCTGA
- the rplM gene encoding 50S ribosomal protein L13 codes for MKTFTAKPETVKRDWYVVDAAGQTLGRLATEIASRLRGKHKAEYTPHVDTGDYIVVINAEQVRVTGAKTSDKMYYSHTGFPGGIKEISFEKLIAKAPERVIETAVKGMLPKNPLGRDMYRKLKVYKGAVHPHTAQQPQELKI; via the coding sequence ATGAAGACTTTTACTGCAAAACCGGAAACTGTTAAGCGCGACTGGTACGTCGTCGACGCTGCAGGTCAGACCCTGGGTCGTCTGGCCACTGAAATTGCTAGCCGCCTGCGTGGCAAGCACAAAGCGGAATACACCCCGCACGTTGATACCGGCGACTACATCGTCGTGATCAATGCCGAGCAGGTGCGTGTGACCGGCGCCAAGACCAGTGACAAGATGTACTACTCGCACACCGGCTTCCCGGGCGGCATCAAGGAAATCAGCTTCGAGAAGCTGATCGCCAAAGCCCCCGAGCGCGTGATCGAGACCGCGGTCAAGGGCATGCTGCCGAAAAACCCGCTGGGTCGCGACATGTATCGCAAGCTGAAGGTGTACAAGGGTGCCGTTCACCCGCACACCGCTCAGCAGCCCCAAGAACTGAAGATTTAA